TCTTCACTCTTATTGGATCAGTAATTTAAAGCTTCTCTAGAAAGTTTGCTTTAATGGGGATGCTCTGAAGCATGGAGATATTGCGAAAATGTATCATTCTGATACTTCATTTTGTGCAGTATAGTGATTTCAAAAAGCAAATCCCAAAGCTCCTACACATCATCCAAACGTTGGGGCTTTGCCTCTGAAGACCTGTCCGCTACTTTCTCACTTTGCCAAACCATGTGGCTTTTGAATGTCAGACCCAGTGAGAGGCTACAGACTGGGTGCCAGTTGTTGCTTACTGGAGGTCGTTTCCATAAACAGATGTAAGAACCTGAAATAGCCTCTGCTCACTGCGCTACTGAAGTAAATCGCAATATGACCTAATCAGTGGCCAGGGAGAATCAAATGAGTCTAGAGTGTTTCTATGAATCCCATTGTCTCGTGTAATAAAACGTTAAACTGAATCGGGTTGACTCCTAATCTTATCAATTGTCCTGAACTGAATGAGAATTAAAACTTAAATCTTAATGGTCTATAGGATTAAGCTTTGCTGAAGGCAGTTCATTAAAAGGCATGATGCATTGGGGGGGGGTGGAAGTTGTCcatggatttgtgtgtttagtATATCAGCAATGTTTTTGTGACTGAAGTGACATTTCTTCAGTTCTGCTTGCGGTTTGCCATCATGTTTACATAATTCTGTTATAGACGCGTATGTGGGGCTGAGATGTGTTTGGGATGTGATTGCATCGATTCAAGGTAAGCCATGAAGCTTAATGCATATGATCTTTAAAATGATCCGTCTGTTTGTTGGGCATGTTTTTGAGCTTCACACGACTTCTTTTAAAGGGAACATATTTCCAACGTATTTGACCTTCCCTTGCACATGTAAAATTGCATCCACTAATCCCGCTTCTGTCTCTCCTTTTGGGCATTGTTAAGAATACCTTGTCACATTAACACACTTCTGGACTGTGCATTTCCACTCTTGAATTGCTGCTGCTTATTTTAAGttcaaaatgtgttattaaacgCATGCGTGTGCTTCATCCAGGCGCAGAGAGAGACATGCCAAGACCATCGATATCGCCCAGGAAGAAGTTCTAACCTGTCTCGGTATCCACTTGTATGAGCGTCTGCATCGGATCTGGCAGAAACTAAGAGCCGAAGAGCAGACATGGCAGATGCTCTTCTACCTGGGTGTAGATGCGCTACGCAAGAGTTTTGAGGTAGGTTCACAGCATTTGAAGCTTCTCTCGAAGTTGACTTATGATGATGAGGTGTAAATCTACATCAGTCTCGATCAAACTCAATCTCTGTttgaacacttttttttcccccagtgcCGTGCCCGGTTTCATGCCTGTTTTTGTCGTCTATAGATGGCGGTCGAGAAGGTGCAGGGAATCAGTCGCCTGGAGCAGCTGTGCGAGGAGCTCACCGAGGAGGACCGAGTACGGGAGCTCAAGCAGGAGAAGAAGCGGCAGAAACGCAAGAACCGGCGCAAAAACAAGTGTGGTTTTGACATGTCTGGGCAAGAAGCGGAGGACAAAGGGAAAAGCCAGGATGAGGTATCCTCTCTGCTGAATCAGAGCTCAAATATCGCTTGTGCatgcctatttttttttattccttttcaTAATCTTAAAACACTTTCATTGTTGCTCTTCCTTTCAAGAAGACGTTTTGATGTAACTTTAATGTAAAGCTCTATTAAACCACAATAAGAGATTAGGCTTATGAGAAAGTTATGAACAAAAAGTATCTATGAATGGTTGACCGTACTATTGGGCAAGTTCTCTAACTGATGTGCTGGAAGCTGTTGCCCATCTCTGTTAAGTGGTGAAGTCATTAGTTCCTTCCCTGCCGTGTAATTGGCATGTGGTCGTAAGTGTGCCGAAGCATTCTGCGTCTCTGTGTTTCAGGTTTCCTCCCCGTCAGCCGATAGTAGCTGTACGGCGTGTGGCAGCGCGGAGGAGGCGGGCGGGTGTGTCGAGGTCATCGTCACGAATGAAAGCACTTCCTGCAGCTGTCCCGGCAGCGCAATACTGGGGTCTCCTAAAACCAAGAAAGGTCTGGATCTCTgtgtatattaaatacatagtcTGCTTGTTATTGTACATGGATGTTTCGTTTAGATCTACACAACCCTCACACTTTGATTTCCCCCAGTGTGAATTCAGGAGGGTTTTTAGGCTGCTGTCTTGATTCTGTGTTGAGAGTGGTTACTGTCGTGAAATACTCCTGTGAAGTGTGATATTTTTAATGCATCTGACAGTTGACATGAACTGTTTGTAGGTTTATCACCCCATTGCAATGGAAGTGACTGTGGTTACTCCTCGAGTATGGAGGGCAGCGAGACGGGCTCTCGGGAAGGCTCTGATGTAGCCTGTACAGAAGGCATCTGTAACCATGATGAAGCAGGTGGGTGGGCGTTGGCTTGAAGTGGGGTGGGggtttgtatgttttgtttctttgctgGTTTGTTTTTCCTCCCCTGTATTTTATGTGGAACGATGGCCTGGGTGTCGGGTACTAACGCGCTGCTCTTTCCTAAAGGAGAGGACTCCTGCGGCCACCGCTGTGAGGATAAGGAGGAGGACGGGGTGGACAGCTGTGTGGAGTGCTGGGCCAATGCAGAAGAGAACACGAAAGGCAAGaatagaaagaagaaaaagaagaacaagggCTCGGTGTGTGCCAACGCTCACGTAGGTGAACTCGAGAACGTCCCACACGAACGTCCCACTCCCAGGATGCACTACAGGTTTAACCCACGTGCGTTTCCATTTCTCTTCCTCTCCAGTGTCATACCCCGGGGGGCTGCGTCGTGGATGGCAGCCGGAGAGAGAGCGCAGGGAAGGTGCACGGCGACTCGCACTCCTGCAGAACCAAAGAAATGTGTGCGAATACCTGCTGCGACTCCTTTGCAACTATCGCACTACAGTTGCCCTGGACAGAGCACAGAAAAACCATGCACCACTTTCCTGCGTCCTCCGAGGCGTCCCACTGTGCGCGCTGGGACAGCGGCACCAAGACTCTAATGGAGCTCCTGGTGAGTATATGACATCATTAACTCTTATTTTTCTTGTGCCCCCACATTTCTGAACTCTCCGTCCCCCGAGGAATTCCTTGTGTCTCGGCAAAATCTGTTAAATGTCTGAGGGAGACATCTTCAAGCGACTTTGGTTCTTGAAAAGGGCTATATAAGTTCTAGTAATTATTTTATGGATAGCGTAGCTCCACGCTTGCCAGGAGTGGTTAGATCTGCACGTGGGATAGAGAGGACACGAAGTGCCGCAGAATTGTGAGGAAGTTTGCAGAGTTCCTCAGGAGCGTCTCTTAGTCAAGTCATTGTAGATAAACTTTCAGACTCTGGTTCCTTCTCACTTAGTGAAATAGATAAGACCTGTGAATGGTATTGAGTAGTGTTGGTAGATGGGTACAGATAAGAGGTTTTCCTTCGTATTGGTCTGAATCTTGACTTGTATGGTTTACTTTTAAATAGGATGAGTCTGAAGGCACCTCCGACGAAGAGAACTGTCTAACGCAAGACGAGATCCGGTCTTTTGTGGAAAACAACAAGTCTTTTTACAGCACCCGAGATCAGTACCGACAGCACCTGAAAGATAAATTCACCAGGTACTGCCGCTCAAACGAGCCGAAGAGGCCCCTGTGCGGCGCCGGGTGGTTGACCACAGCAGGAGTGAActagtaataaaaaaaacacggCAGTCCTGTCTCTTTATGGGAAAAACACTCAATGACCACTGCACCTTTATTCAAATTTCTAAAGTACATTTGGTGTCTTGTTCAATGAATTTTACgtttaaaatgtgatttattttcctctttggtttctttt
This sequence is a window from Amia ocellicauda isolate fAmiCal2 chromosome 22, fAmiCal2.hap1, whole genome shotgun sequence. Protein-coding genes within it:
- the ggnbp2 gene encoding gametogenetin-binding protein 2 isoform X5, coding for MARLVAVCRDGEEDFPFLARQIPLYIDDTLTMVMEFSDNMLTLESHQINSSQMKQFIQYHSMLKPQDLNIAMMVTSREVFNALSQLVPCVGCRRSVERLFSQLVESGNPALEPLTVGSTGVLSVTRACMADAKKLYTLFYVHGSKLNDMIDAIPKSKKNKRCQLHSLDTHKPKPLGGSWMDVWELMSQECRDEVVLIDSACLLETLETYLRKHRFCTDCKNKVLRAYNILIGELDCSKEKGYCAALYEGLRCCPHERHIHVCCETDFIAHLLGRAEPEFAGGRRERHAKTIDIAQEEVLTCLGIHLYERLHRIWQKLRAEEQTWQMLFYLGVDALRKSFEMAVEKVQGISRLEQLCEELTEEDRVRELKQEKKRQKRKNRRKNKCGFDMSGQEAEDKGKSQDEVSSPSADSSCTACGSAEEAGGCVEVIVTNESTSCSCPGSAILGSPKTKKGLSPHCNGSDCGYSSSMEGSETGSREGSDVACTEGICNHDEAGEDSCGHRCEDKEEDGVDSCVECWANAEENTKGKNRKKKKKNKGSVCANAHCHTPGGCVVDGSRRESAGKVHGDSHSCRTKEMCANTCCDSFATIALQLPWTEHRKTMHHFPASSEASHCARWDSGTKTLMELLDESEGTSDEENCLTQDEIRSFVENNKSFYSTRDQYRQHLKDKFTRYCRSNEPKRPLCGAGWLTTAGVN
- the ggnbp2 gene encoding gametogenetin-binding protein 2 isoform X1 is translated as MARLVAVCRDGEEDFPFLARQIPLYIDDTLTMVMEFSDNMLTLESHQINSSQMKQFIQYHSMLKPQDLNIAMMVTSREVFNALSQLVPCVGCRRSVERLFSQLVESGNPALEPLTVGSTGVLSVTRACMADAKKLYTLFYVHGSKLNDMIDAIPKSKKNKRCQLHSLDTHKPKPLGGSWMDVWELMSQECRDEVVLIDSACLLETLETYLRKHRFCTDCKNKVLRAYNILIGELDCSKEKGYCAALYEGLRCCPHERHIHVCCETDFIAHLLGRAEPEFAGGYERVCGAEMCLGCDCIDSRRRERHAKTIDIAQEEVLTCLGIHLYERLHRIWQKLRAEEQTWQMLFYLGVDALRKSFEMAVEKVQGISRLEQLCEELTEEDRVRELKQEKKRQKRKNRRKNKCGFDMSGQEAEDKGKSQDEVSSPSADSSCTACGSAEEAGGCVEVIVTNESTSCSCPGSAILGSPKTKKGLSPHCNGSDCGYSSSMEGSETGSREGSDVACTEGICNHDEAGEDSCGHRCEDKEEDGVDSCVECWANAEENTKGKNRKKKKKNKGSVCANAHCHTPGGCVVDGSRRESAGKVHGDSHSCRTKEMCANTCCDSFATIALQLPWTEHRKTMHHFPASSEASHCARWDSGTKTLMELLDESEGTSDEENCLTQDEIRSFVENNKSFYSTRDQYRQHLKDKFTRYCRSNEPKRPLCGAGWLTTAGVN
- the ggnbp2 gene encoding gametogenetin-binding protein 2 isoform X2, translated to MARLVAVCRDGEEDFPFLARQIPLYIDDTLTMVMEFSDNMLTLESHQINSSQMKQFIQYHSMLKPQDLNIAMMVTSREVFNALSQLVPCVGCRRSVERLFSQLVESGNPALEPLTVGSTGVLSVTRACMADAKKLYTLFYVHGSKLNDMIDAIPKSKKNKRCQLHSLDTHKPKPLGGSWMDVWELMSQECRDEVVLIDSACLLETLETYLRKHRFCTDCKNKVLRAYNILIGELDCSKEKGYCAALYEGLRCCPHERHIHVCCETDFIAHLLGRAEPEFAGGRVCGAEMCLGCDCIDSRRRERHAKTIDIAQEEVLTCLGIHLYERLHRIWQKLRAEEQTWQMLFYLGVDALRKSFEMAVEKVQGISRLEQLCEELTEEDRVRELKQEKKRQKRKNRRKNKCGFDMSGQEAEDKGKSQDEVSSPSADSSCTACGSAEEAGGCVEVIVTNESTSCSCPGSAILGSPKTKKGLSPHCNGSDCGYSSSMEGSETGSREGSDVACTEGICNHDEAGEDSCGHRCEDKEEDGVDSCVECWANAEENTKGKNRKKKKKNKGSVCANAHCHTPGGCVVDGSRRESAGKVHGDSHSCRTKEMCANTCCDSFATIALQLPWTEHRKTMHHFPASSEASHCARWDSGTKTLMELLDESEGTSDEENCLTQDEIRSFVENNKSFYSTRDQYRQHLKDKFTRYCRSNEPKRPLCGAGWLTTAGVN
- the ggnbp2 gene encoding gametogenetin-binding protein 2 isoform X3, whose amino-acid sequence is MARLVAVCRDGEEDFPFLARQIPLYIDDTLTMVMEFSDNMLTLESHQINSSQMKQFIQYHSMLKPQDLNIAMMVTSREVFNALSQLVPCVGCRRSVERLFSQLVESGNPALEPLTVGSTGVLSVTRACMADAKKLYTLFYVHGSKLNDMIDAIPKSKKNKRCQLHSLDTHKPKPLGWMDVWELMSQECRDEVVLIDSACLLETLETYLRKHRFCTDCKNKVLRAYNILIGELDCSKEKGYCAALYEGLRCCPHERHIHVCCETDFIAHLLGRAEPEFAGGYERVCGAEMCLGCDCIDSRRRERHAKTIDIAQEEVLTCLGIHLYERLHRIWQKLRAEEQTWQMLFYLGVDALRKSFEMAVEKVQGISRLEQLCEELTEEDRVRELKQEKKRQKRKNRRKNKCGFDMSGQEAEDKGKSQDEVSSPSADSSCTACGSAEEAGGCVEVIVTNESTSCSCPGSAILGSPKTKKGLSPHCNGSDCGYSSSMEGSETGSREGSDVACTEGICNHDEAGEDSCGHRCEDKEEDGVDSCVECWANAEENTKGKNRKKKKKNKGSVCANAHCHTPGGCVVDGSRRESAGKVHGDSHSCRTKEMCANTCCDSFATIALQLPWTEHRKTMHHFPASSEASHCARWDSGTKTLMELLDESEGTSDEENCLTQDEIRSFVENNKSFYSTRDQYRQHLKDKFTRYCRSNEPKRPLCGAGWLTTAGVN
- the ggnbp2 gene encoding gametogenetin-binding protein 2 isoform X4, coding for MARLVAVCRDGEEDFPFLARQIPLYIDDTLTMVMEFSDNMLTLESHQINSSQMKQFIQYHSMLKPQDLNIAMMVTSREVFNALSQLVPCVGCRRSVERLFSQLVESGNPALEPLTVGSTGVLSVTRACMADAKKLYTLFYVHGSKLNDMIDAIPKSKKNKRCQLHSLDTHKPKPLGGSWMDVWELMSQECRDEVVLIDSACLLETLETYLRKHRFCTDCKNKVLRAYNILIGELDCSKEKGYCAALYEGLRCCPHERHIHVCCETDFIAHLLGRAEPEFAGGYERRERHAKTIDIAQEEVLTCLGIHLYERLHRIWQKLRAEEQTWQMLFYLGVDALRKSFEMAVEKVQGISRLEQLCEELTEEDRVRELKQEKKRQKRKNRRKNKCGFDMSGQEAEDKGKSQDEVSSPSADSSCTACGSAEEAGGCVEVIVTNESTSCSCPGSAILGSPKTKKGLSPHCNGSDCGYSSSMEGSETGSREGSDVACTEGICNHDEAGEDSCGHRCEDKEEDGVDSCVECWANAEENTKGKNRKKKKKNKGSVCANAHCHTPGGCVVDGSRRESAGKVHGDSHSCRTKEMCANTCCDSFATIALQLPWTEHRKTMHHFPASSEASHCARWDSGTKTLMELLDESEGTSDEENCLTQDEIRSFVENNKSFYSTRDQYRQHLKDKFTRYCRSNEPKRPLCGAGWLTTAGVN